One genomic segment of Thalassospiraceae bacterium LMO-SO8 includes these proteins:
- a CDS encoding M48 family metalloprotease: MIRDVEIENIIQEYATPVFEAAGLNPKSIKTYLVNDHRLNAFVAGGQNMFINTGLLMQADAPGQVIGVIAHETGHIAGNHLARTHEALSRTAAAQILSMILGSAAVIAGAPDAGAAILGGGQSMLQRSFLAYNRGHEAAADQAAMTYLDRTKQSTKGLLEFMGKLESNELLINASRDPYLLTHPLTRERIDALEAHVERSPYSDIKDDPKLVARHARMQAKLLAFLTPGQALRKFKSDDTSVPARYARAIAFFRTARIEEFLAAIDSLIAEHPDDPYFHEIKGQGLYENGDAKGAMPSYAKAVELLPKSDLLRMELARVELATEDPKVLDDAIENLKFAAHYERFSPGIYQLLGNAYYKKGDEPRARLYHADAAFLRGEMEKAIYNGEVAARSFTEGSPEWVRAKDIINAAQVQQQKRKEQ; this comes from the coding sequence ATGATTCGGGACGTCGAAATCGAAAATATCATCCAGGAGTACGCGACGCCAGTTTTCGAGGCCGCGGGGCTGAATCCCAAGTCCATCAAGACCTACCTCGTAAACGACCACCGACTCAACGCCTTTGTCGCGGGCGGCCAGAACATGTTCATCAATACGGGCCTGTTGATGCAGGCCGACGCCCCTGGGCAGGTGATCGGCGTGATCGCCCACGAAACAGGCCATATCGCGGGCAATCATCTGGCGCGGACCCACGAAGCCCTGTCGCGCACGGCGGCGGCCCAGATCCTGTCCATGATCCTGGGCAGCGCCGCGGTCATCGCCGGCGCGCCCGATGCGGGCGCGGCGATCCTGGGCGGCGGGCAAAGCATGCTCCAGCGGTCGTTCCTGGCCTACAACCGGGGCCATGAAGCGGCTGCCGACCAAGCCGCCATGACCTACCTGGACCGCACCAAGCAATCGACCAAGGGCCTGCTGGAATTCATGGGCAAGCTGGAATCCAACGAACTTCTGATCAACGCCAGCCGCGACCCCTATCTGCTGACCCACCCGCTGACCCGCGAACGTATCGACGCACTGGAAGCCCATGTCGAACGGTCCCCCTATTCGGACATCAAGGACGACCCGAAGCTGGTCGCCCGGCACGCGCGCATGCAGGCCAAGCTGCTTGCCTTTCTCACGCCGGGCCAGGCGCTGCGCAAGTTCAAGAGCGACGACACCAGCGTGCCGGCCCGCTATGCCCGGGCCATCGCCTTTTTCAGGACCGCGCGGATAGAAGAGTTTCTGGCCGCCATCGACAGCCTGATCGCCGAGCATCCGGACGATCCCTACTTCCACGAGATCAAGGGCCAGGGCCTGTATGAAAACGGCGACGCCAAGGGCGCCATGCCGTCCTACGCCAAGGCCGTGGAGCTGCTGCCGAAATCGGACCTGCTGCGCATGGAACTGGCCCGCGTCGAACTGGCGACCGAAGACCCCAAGGTTCTTGACGACGCCATCGAAAACCTGAAATTCGCCGCCCATTACGAGCGGTTCTCGCCGGGCATCTATCAACTTCTCGGCAACGCCTATTACAAAAAGGGCGATGAGCCGCGGGCCCGGCTTTACCACGCCGACGCCGCGTTCCTGCGGGGCGAAATGGAAAAGGCGATCTACAACGGCGAAGTCGCCGCCCGGTCGTTCACCGAAGGCAGTCCCGAATGGGTCCGCGCCAAGGACATCATCAACGCCGCACAGGTCCAGCAGCAGAAGCGGAAGGAACAATAG
- a CDS encoding ribonuclease E/G yields MPTTRMLIDASHPEETRVVIANGSRLEEFDVESESRKQLKGNIYLAKVTRVEPSLQACFVDYGGNRHGFLAFSEIHPDYYQIPIADREALVAEHQEQEAKAHEDGDEDDGEGVEVLGGEDEEIPVRRPVNLRRQYKIQEVVKRRQILLVQVVKEERGNKGAALTTYLSLAGRYCVLMPNTARGGGISRKIAQSGDRKKLKQILGELDIPQGMAVIVRTAGSKRTKAEIRRDYDYLLRLWGEVREKTLKSIAPALVHEESDIVKRAIRDLYTKDIDEIIVQGNEAYRAAKDFMKLLIPSHAKKVQPHEDGSIPLFQQFQVESQMDAMHEPEVQLRSGGYIVINPTEALVSIDVNSGRATKERNIEETALKTNMEAAEEIARQLRLRDLAGLIVIDFIDMEVSRNQAKVERCLKDAMRNDRARIQIGRISPFGLLELSRQRLRPALHETSFEPCAHCGGSGIRRSTESTALQMLRVLGEEGQKGRSSQLTLITPTAVALYLFNNKRHAINDMEQRFNLTIRIEADDTLIPPDHRLERVKSDGGVETVTKAPAAATPAAATAAATTVDGDSDGEKSEEEGGRRRRRRSRRRKRGGEGDAHDTQETRTDNDANEPAEGGEETDADGDGEPRETREGTGEQSEDGAPKRRRRGRRGGRRRRRPEEGRSEDGQTEIAADAGGEPQADDAVSDAPTPDAPASDAPAADVDAPAISAETGGAPAAEAAGAEASETPPEVAEKPKRTRARRAPKAAEDGDGEDKPAKPRRRRTAKKAADTAAEPQAADGAAPATEAVAEQSAPEAPSPEAAPAPAPEPAPQPEPEPAMAVAPPEPAEPETDSAKTVVIEVGADTETANARRGWWNRLVD; encoded by the coding sequence ATGCCAACCACGAGAATGCTCATCGATGCGTCGCATCCGGAAGAGACCCGGGTCGTGATCGCAAACGGCAGCCGCCTGGAAGAATTTGACGTCGAGTCAGAGTCACGGAAGCAGCTTAAGGGAAATATTTATCTGGCCAAGGTGACGCGGGTTGAACCCTCGTTGCAGGCGTGCTTCGTCGATTATGGCGGAAACCGTCACGGTTTCCTGGCCTTCAGCGAAATCCATCCCGACTACTACCAGATTCCGATCGCCGACCGGGAAGCCCTGGTCGCCGAGCACCAGGAACAGGAAGCCAAGGCGCACGAGGACGGCGACGAGGACGACGGCGAAGGCGTCGAGGTTCTCGGCGGCGAGGACGAGGAAATCCCCGTCCGCCGGCCGGTCAACCTGCGCCGACAGTACAAAATCCAGGAAGTCGTCAAACGGCGCCAGATTTTGCTGGTCCAGGTCGTCAAGGAAGAACGCGGCAACAAGGGTGCTGCGCTGACCACCTATCTGTCGCTGGCCGGGCGCTATTGCGTGCTGATGCCGAACACGGCGCGCGGCGGCGGTATTTCGCGCAAAATCGCGCAATCGGGTGACCGCAAGAAACTCAAGCAGATCCTCGGCGAACTGGACATCCCCCAGGGCATGGCGGTCATCGTGCGCACGGCGGGATCGAAGCGGACCAAGGCGGAAATCCGCCGCGATTACGACTATCTGTTGCGCCTGTGGGGCGAGGTTCGGGAAAAAACCCTGAAGTCCATCGCCCCGGCCCTGGTGCACGAGGAAAGCGACATCGTCAAACGCGCGATCCGCGATCTCTACACCAAGGACATCGACGAAATCATCGTCCAGGGCAACGAAGCTTATCGCGCGGCCAAGGACTTCATGAAGCTGCTGATTCCCAGCCACGCGAAAAAGGTCCAGCCCCACGAAGACGGCTCGATCCCGCTGTTCCAGCAGTTCCAGGTCGAAAGCCAGATGGACGCCATGCACGAGCCGGAGGTTCAGCTTCGCTCGGGCGGTTACATCGTCATCAATCCGACGGAAGCCCTGGTCTCCATCGACGTCAACTCGGGCCGCGCGACGAAAGAGCGCAACATCGAGGAAACGGCGCTCAAGACCAACATGGAAGCGGCCGAGGAAATCGCCCGGCAATTGCGCCTGCGCGACCTTGCCGGCCTGATCGTCATCGACTTCATCGACATGGAAGTCAGCCGCAACCAGGCCAAGGTCGAACGCTGCCTGAAGGACGCCATGCGCAATGACCGCGCGCGCATCCAGATCGGCCGCATCAGCCCCTTCGGCCTGCTCGAACTGTCACGCCAGCGTCTGCGCCCGGCACTCCATGAAACCAGCTTCGAGCCCTGCGCCCACTGCGGCGGATCGGGCATCCGCCGGTCGACGGAATCGACGGCGTTGCAGATGCTTCGCGTGCTTGGCGAGGAAGGGCAGAAGGGCCGCTCCTCGCAACTGACCCTGATCACGCCGACGGCGGTGGCGCTTTATCTGTTCAACAACAAGCGCCATGCCATCAACGACATGGAGCAACGCTTCAACCTGACCATCCGCATCGAAGCCGACGACACCCTGATCCCGCCCGACCACCGGCTTGAGCGGGTCAAATCCGACGGTGGCGTGGAAACCGTGACGAAAGCCCCCGCCGCGGCGACGCCGGCGGCGGCGACGGCGGCAGCGACAACCGTCGATGGCGACAGCGACGGCGAGAAGTCCGAGGAAGAAGGCGGCCGGCGGCGGCGGCGGCGCTCACGGCGGCGCAAACGCGGCGGCGAGGGCGATGCCCACGACACGCAGGAGACGCGGACGGACAACGATGCCAACGAGCCCGCCGAAGGCGGCGAGGAAACCGACGCCGATGGCGACGGCGAGCCGCGCGAGACGCGGGAAGGCACGGGCGAGCAGTCGGAAGACGGCGCGCCCAAGCGGCGCCGGCGCGGACGCCGTGGCGGACGCCGGCGGCGGCGGCCGGAAGAGGGCCGTTCGGAAGATGGCCAGACCGAGATCGCGGCGGACGCCGGTGGCGAACCCCAGGCCGATGATGCGGTCTCGGATGCGCCCACACCCGACGCCCCTGCATCAGATGCTCCGGCTGCCGACGTCGATGCCCCGGCGATAAGCGCCGAGACCGGCGGCGCACCGGCGGCGGAAGCCGCCGGCGCCGAGGCAAGCGAAACGCCTCCCGAGGTTGCGGAAAAGCCGAAGCGGACCCGTGCACGGCGCGCCCCGAAAGCGGCCGAAGACGGCGACGGCGAGGACAAACCCGCCAAACCGCGCCGACGGCGGACCGCCAAGAAGGCCGCGGACACGGCCGCCGAACCGCAGGCCGCCGACGGGGCAGCCCCGGCAACCGAAGCGGTTGCGGAACAGTCCGCCCCCGAAGCCCCCTCACCCGAAGCCGCACCGGCCCCCGCGCCGGAACCGGCACCGCAGCCCGAACCTGAACCGGCGATGGCGGTGGCGCCCCCCGAACCGGCCGAGCCGGAAACGGACAGTGCCAAGACCGTGGTGATCGAAGTCGGCGCCGACACGGAAACCGCCAACGCCCGTCGCGGCTGGTGGAACCGGCTGGTCGACTAG
- a CDS encoding DsbA family protein: protein MTMIFRFAALPGVSLIAAALALGAVLVAPAAQAQDKTPAMDPQQRGAIETVVREYLLANPEVIVDAIRLYREREQQAQADQAKMALSAHKDSLTNDPNAPVAGNPKGDVTVVEFFDYHCGYCKRVFPVLRELLDSDKNLRWVFKEFPILGPESVTASRAALAAWKLNPAKYLDFHAALMATSGGLPEDRILKIAKTAGYDTDKLKKEMASDSVTAEINRNHQIAETLGIRGTPAFIVGDELVPGAVDIDTLRQLIAKARKG from the coding sequence ATGACCATGATCTTTCGGTTTGCCGCCTTGCCGGGCGTCTCGCTCATCGCCGCCGCCCTTGCCCTGGGCGCGGTTCTCGTCGCCCCGGCCGCACAGGCCCAGGACAAGACGCCCGCCATGGACCCGCAACAGCGCGGCGCCATCGAGACCGTCGTCCGCGAGTATCTCCTCGCCAATCCCGAGGTCATCGTCGATGCCATCCGCCTGTACCGCGAACGGGAACAGCAGGCCCAGGCGGACCAGGCGAAAATGGCGCTGTCGGCCCATAAGGACAGCCTGACCAACGACCCCAACGCCCCCGTCGCCGGGAATCCCAAGGGCGACGTGACGGTGGTCGAATTCTTCGATTACCACTGCGGCTACTGCAAGCGGGTGTTTCCGGTGCTGCGCGAACTCCTGGACTCGGACAAGAACCTGCGCTGGGTGTTCAAGGAATTCCCCATCCTGGGCCCGGAATCGGTGACCGCGTCGCGCGCGGCGCTGGCCGCCTGGAAGCTGAACCCGGCCAAGTACCTGGATTTTCATGCCGCCCTGATGGCGACCTCGGGCGGTCTGCCCGAAGACCGCATCCTGAAGATCGCCAAAACAGCCGGGTACGACACGGACAAGCTCAAGAAAGAGATGGCGTCCGATTCCGTCACCGCCGAGATCAACCGAAATCATCAGATCGCCGAAACCCTCGGCATCCGCGGCACGCCGGCCTTCATCGTCGGCGACGAACTGGTGCCCGGCGCGGTCGACATCGATACCCTGCGCCAACTGATCGCCAAGGCGCGCAAGGGCTAA
- a CDS encoding gamma-glutamyltransferase — MPIVAVALCTGLVAGCSGGISNPFGDKKEENTKQLGETGFVRGFLGGIAADDPQAALVGRDILSAGGSAADAVTAMYFTLAVTKPTHAGLGGGGVCVIRDNVNKRNDVLSFPALVPQGAGGADRGKVPVPGNPRGFAVLHARLGSLKWGQVVQPAENLARFGGIVSRAFAMDLRQQAGRLAGLPDVTALFRKAGSPNLAKEGDRMDRLRIAGVLGRLRVRGVGDFYQGQLARDFVDDANSQGGALTIEDMRAYLPEVRPAITLPYIERTQFLFPSPPVLGGALAADLTGILAQSKYFERDDAARVHLFAEAALAAQARRTDWLRRDGLVTQPAYYLVDAERHALIARTLDEDRHAQRPPTGDAAIPLPPGADATGIVAIDQLGSAVACTVSMNGAFGSGKIAPSLGFLLARPSGKDSLPPVTATPLLLVGEARVKKDEERVFMAATVTGGPGATEALADLALRVSGGGQSLESVLAGPRLYYAEGTDALVIEPGLPQDQQAALRSLGHTLHPGASGVRINAIYCDSGVPNDKQACAAFADPRGFGLGAVGDR; from the coding sequence ATGCCGATAGTGGCCGTTGCGCTTTGCACGGGGCTCGTCGCCGGCTGTTCGGGGGGGATTTCCAACCCGTTCGGCGATAAGAAGGAAGAAAACACCAAGCAGTTGGGCGAGACCGGCTTCGTGCGCGGTTTCCTGGGCGGCATCGCCGCCGACGATCCGCAGGCCGCCCTTGTTGGACGCGACATTCTGTCGGCTGGCGGGTCCGCGGCGGATGCGGTGACGGCCATGTACTTTACCCTGGCGGTGACCAAGCCGACCCATGCGGGCCTGGGCGGCGGCGGCGTCTGCGTCATTCGCGACAACGTCAACAAACGCAACGACGTGCTGTCGTTTCCGGCGCTGGTTCCCCAGGGTGCCGGCGGCGCCGACCGGGGCAAGGTGCCCGTGCCGGGCAATCCCAGAGGGTTCGCGGTGCTTCATGCGCGCCTTGGCAGCCTGAAATGGGGCCAGGTGGTGCAGCCGGCGGAAAACCTGGCGCGGTTCGGCGGGATCGTGTCGCGCGCCTTCGCCATGGATTTGCGCCAGCAGGCCGGACGTCTGGCGGGGCTGCCCGACGTGACGGCTTTGTTCCGCAAGGCCGGGTCGCCGAACCTGGCCAAGGAAGGCGACCGCATGGACCGTCTGCGCATTGCGGGCGTGCTCGGCCGCCTGCGGGTGCGCGGGGTCGGCGATTTTTACCAGGGCCAGCTGGCGCGTGATTTCGTCGACGACGCCAACAGTCAGGGCGGCGCGCTGACCATCGAGGATATGCGCGCCTATCTGCCCGAGGTCCGGCCCGCGATCACGCTGCCCTATATCGAACGCACGCAATTCCTGTTTCCTTCGCCCCCCGTCCTGGGCGGCGCCCTCGCCGCGGACCTGACGGGCATTCTTGCCCAGTCCAAGTATTTCGAACGCGACGATGCCGCGCGCGTGCATTTGTTTGCCGAAGCGGCCCTGGCGGCCCAGGCGCGGCGCACGGACTGGCTTCGGCGGGACGGTCTTGTGACACAGCCGGCCTATTATCTTGTCGATGCCGAACGCCACGCCCTGATCGCCCGCACGCTCGATGAAGACCGCCATGCTCAACGCCCGCCCACAGGCGACGCGGCGATCCCGCTGCCGCCGGGGGCCGATGCAACGGGCATTGTCGCGATCGACCAGCTCGGTTCGGCCGTCGCCTGCACCGTGTCCATGAACGGGGCCTTCGGTTCGGGCAAGATCGCGCCCTCGCTCGGGTTTCTTTTGGCCCGGCCGTCGGGCAAGGACAGCCTGCCGCCGGTGACGGCGACGCCGCTGTTGTTGGTCGGTGAGGCGCGCGTCAAGAAAGACGAGGAACGTGTGTTCATGGCCGCCACGGTGACCGGCGGGCCCGGCGCCACGGAAGCTCTCGCCGATCTGGCGCTTCGGGTGTCCGGTGGCGGACAGAGCCTGGAATCGGTGCTTGCTGGCCCGCGGCTTTATTACGCCGAGGGCACGGACGCCCTGGTCATCGAACCCGGCCTGCCGCAGGACCAGCAGGCGGCGTTGCGGTCGTTGGGCCATACCCTGCATCCGGGGGCTTCGGGCGTGCGCATCAACGCCATTTATTGCGACAGCGGCGTGCCGAACGACAAGCAAGCCTGCGCCGCCTTCGCCGATCCGCGCGGCTTCGGGCTCGGCGCGGTCGGCGACCGCTAG
- a CDS encoding aminotransferase class I/II-fold pyridoxal phosphate-dependent enzyme, with translation MALKSSNRGQVPPFIVMDVMRAAEERERAGEKVLHLEVGQPGTSAPSKVIEAARQALDQERIGYTNALGVWGLREAIARHYGRAYGVAVDAEDVVVTTGSSGGFVLSFMAAFDPGDRVALASPGYPAYRNILTGLGVEVIDLPTTLEDNFQPTVARLRALDRDPDGLIVASPSNPAGTMIAPTEFKALVDHCRERGIRLISDEIYHGITYGAPGVTALSHTRDAVVINSFSKYYSMTGWRLGWMVVPKDLHRAIECLAQNLFISPPGISQHAGMAAFDCTEELEANVRHYARNRALLLDKLPKAGFTRLAPAEGAFYIYADVSDLTNDSTEFCRRMLAEIGVAATPGVDFDPTRGDHFVRFSFAGGEDEVSQAADRLVNWKR, from the coding sequence ATGGCGTTGAAATCATCCAATCGCGGCCAAGTGCCGCCGTTCATCGTCATGGACGTCATGCGCGCCGCCGAGGAACGTGAACGCGCCGGTGAAAAGGTTCTTCACCTGGAGGTCGGTCAGCCTGGCACCAGTGCTCCTTCCAAGGTGATCGAAGCGGCCCGCCAAGCCCTCGACCAAGAGCGCATCGGCTATACCAACGCACTTGGTGTTTGGGGATTGCGCGAAGCCATCGCCCGCCATTACGGCCGGGCCTATGGCGTCGCCGTGGATGCCGAGGACGTGGTGGTGACGACCGGATCGTCCGGCGGGTTCGTGCTGTCCTTCATGGCCGCCTTCGACCCCGGTGACCGGGTCGCCCTGGCGTCGCCGGGATACCCGGCGTACCGCAATATCCTGACCGGCCTGGGGGTCGAGGTGATCGACCTGCCGACGACCCTCGAAGACAATTTCCAGCCGACGGTGGCGCGGCTGCGCGCCCTCGACCGCGACCCCGACGGCCTCATCGTCGCCAGCCCGTCGAACCCGGCGGGCACCATGATCGCCCCGACGGAGTTCAAGGCACTGGTCGATCATTGCCGGGAACGCGGCATTCGTCTGATTTCCGATGAGATTTATCACGGCATCACTTATGGCGCGCCGGGCGTGACGGCGCTGTCCCATACGCGGGACGCCGTGGTCATCAACAGCTTCTCGAAATACTATTCCATGACCGGCTGGCGGCTGGGCTGGATGGTCGTGCCCAAGGACCTGCATCGGGCCATCGAATGCCTGGCGCAGAACCTGTTCATCTCGCCGCCCGGCATTTCCCAACACGCGGGCATGGCGGCCTTCGACTGCACCGAGGAACTGGAAGCCAACGTCCGCCATTATGCCCGCAACCGGGCCCTGTTGCTGGACAAGCTGCCCAAGGCCGGGTTTACGCGTTTGGCCCCGGCCGAGGGGGCGTTCTACATCTATGCCGATGTCTCGGACTTGACCAACGATTCCACCGAATTCTGCCGCCGCATGCTGGCCGAGATCGGCGTCGCGGCGACCCCGGGGGTCGATTTCGATCCGACCAGGGGCGACCATTTCGTGCGGTTTTCCTTCGCCGGCGGCGAAGACGAGGTGTCGCAGGCCGCCGACCGCCTTGTGAACTGGAAACGCTAA
- a CDS encoding DUF1849 family protein, with product MTVRVAPALAAAGIIALAMLSSPVAAGNLVPHRAVYHLLPGPISGQVPYDGVEGLVTRSVERTCDGWIVAEHMVMHILTRVGGVIDREIRFTSWESMDGTRYRFAATIKSKAGDEDTRLKGRLEVAREGAGGEAVYAEPDGKRVKIPDDTYLPVGQVRKLLAAAQAGEKQVRFHVFDGTEDIGPQLMSSVITGRFKTGEGKGLQTAWGPLGTGPGWRVSSAYFETTGTQPQSTPSFQFTMELLDNGVPRRMEMDLGGFVVIQALKEIHPLPEPSCG from the coding sequence ATGACAGTCAGAGTGGCCCCGGCGCTTGCCGCGGCCGGAATAATCGCCTTGGCAATGCTGTCGAGCCCCGTCGCGGCGGGCAATCTGGTGCCGCACAGGGCGGTCTATCATCTTCTGCCCGGCCCCATTTCGGGACAGGTGCCCTATGACGGAGTCGAAGGCCTGGTCACCCGATCGGTCGAGCGGACCTGCGACGGCTGGATCGTCGCCGAACACATGGTCATGCATATCCTGACCCGAGTGGGCGGGGTGATCGACCGGGAAATCCGCTTCACCAGTTGGGAATCGATGGACGGCACGCGCTATCGTTTCGCCGCGACCATCAAAAGCAAGGCAGGCGACGAGGATACCAGGCTGAAGGGCCGTTTGGAGGTCGCCCGCGAAGGGGCCGGCGGCGAAGCGGTCTATGCGGAGCCGGACGGCAAAAGGGTGAAAATCCCCGACGACACCTACCTGCCGGTCGGACAGGTCCGAAAGCTTCTGGCCGCCGCCCAGGCGGGCGAGAAACAGGTGCGGTTTCATGTCTTTGACGGGACCGAGGATATCGGCCCCCAGCTGATGTCCAGCGTGATCACGGGCCGCTTCAAGACGGGTGAGGGCAAGGGCCTCCAGACGGCCTGGGGGCCCTTGGGCACCGGGCCGGGTTGGCGCGTGTCCTCAGCCTATTTCGAAACCACGGGCACACAGCCGCAATCGACGCCCAGTTTCCAGTTCACCATGGAATTGCTGGACAACGGCGTGCCGCGCCGCATGGAGATGGACCTGGGCGGGTTTGTCGTCATTCAGGCGCTTAAGGAAATCCATCCGCTGCCGGAACCCAGCTGCGGTTAG